The genome window ACTCACAATATGTTAATGTGAATGCAACGGGGAAACGTTtaagaatgtaaataaaatccATATTATATGCACTTTTAGTAGCCAATACCAATGTAATGGCTGCCAATgcgcaacaacaacaacagcagcagcagcaacaacagcaacaacaacttacacaacaacaacagcaacaagtGACATTTACCATGCGAttgcagcagcagcaacaacaacagcaaaaCGTACAACAACAAGCTTCGATGCCTATGCAAGCTCAGCAGTCTCATGGACAAGGAGCACCGCAACTTACAGTGTCATGTGTCAGTCAGTCTGTACCTACACAAGTTCCACAAACGGTGACTGCTTCCCAAACGCAGGCATCAGTATCGTCGGTTAGTCAGCAACAGCAAGTACCACATTCTCAAGCACAGGtaatagttttaagtagttcaTGTAATATATGAATTCTGTGACTTATCTTTATTGGAGAATTCATGTGGATTTTTATATTCTAGGGTAACATAAGCGCTGGACCTGTAGCTGGCCCACAAATTGCAGCAGCAAGAGAAAGACATACGATTTGGCAAGGTATGATCGAATGGGTTGAGAAAGCCAAAGCACCCTCGGACACACAGAAACAGACAAGACATCTGCCTTGTCAAGTTTCTGCAAACTTGAAGGACGGTGATCCAGAATTGTAAGTTCCTTTTAAGAGGAAATATTTGTgttcaaacatttttatgatattGACATTACTGAACTGTTCTCTAGGAAAGCCGATACTTGGCCACAGAAGCTACTTATGCAATTGATGCCCAAGCATCTGATAGGAAACATTGGAGGATCTTATTTGAAGAATTCTAAATCTGTTTTGTTCCATCCAACGGCGTGCGAGGCATTAGACTCTTTGACTAAAGTTATGAGCTCTGGATTTGTTAGTATTTCATAGATTTTGAAATGTATACGTATATCTGTCTTGAGGAATTACTGATAATAATCGTACTGCAGGCAGGGTGTGTTCACTTCACTTTTCCTCCACCGACACCGAGCTGTGACATAAAAGTACTTATTCTCCTGTACACGGCTGAGAAAAGGACATATTTAGGATTCATTCCAAACGATCAGTCAGGTTTCGTGGACCGTCTTCGAAAGGTCATTCAGCAACAGAAAACATCTCACGCTTCTATCAGACAAGGACAGGTCGGTATACATTGTGAAATGTTAAGTGATTAATGTTTAAAGATGGAGGTACATTGATTAAATATCACAGGCTGGACCTGCACAGGGAAATGCAATAACTGGACCAATGCCCACTACGGGTACATCACAAGGTGGCATTCTTATGTCTCAAACGAATACTGTGGCAATGGGAGGAGGTCAGATAACTCAAAATGTAGTCCCTTCGAATGCTGCGCAACAAACATTGACTTCATCCGCTGGCCCTCAAAATCAAATAAGTATGCAGGTAAACTACACAATGAAAATAGAGTATATACGTTCTtaagtacattttaattataaaagaatcatCATTTCATaccaaaagaagaagaaaatagattACTGATTCATCGTAGACTCACATGTACATAAATCATAAAAGTCGCCCCGATTAAAATATTGACAGGCTGGCCAAATTACTGGTCCCCAGGTTGCTACATCTTCCGGCACAATGATAGGCCAACAGAGACCACCGTTTGACGATATAGAAATAGCTAGGCACCACAACCTGTTGAAAATCCAACAGCTGCGACAAACGTTGGAAGCCGCGCAACAGCAAGAGGCGCAGTACAAGTCGCAATTGGAAGTGAATGTAAGTATAAGAAGTGTCAAAGGAATAtaggaaatatattaaaacgtaATATCGTATGTCAAAATTACTCTTGTAGATTCAACAAAATTTAGAAGTTGCACAACAACAAGAAATGCAGTATAAACAACAATTGGAGGTGACATACTTTGAAAGATTTCTTTATCGTACGTTGCGGAtctagaaaaaattaattatagaaaatttgtgtGCAGGCTCAGCAAGCGCAAAGAGCTCTTAATCCTGTCGGTATGGCCAATCAACAAGCAAACGCGCCGAGATTAATGCGCCCTGGTTCAAATATGGGCCTCAGACATTTATTACAACaagtataaaattcaatgtttatatttgatttagaAGGATTAAGGTAGCGatcaatttaattatatgtGTACATTTTTTGTTGCAGCCACAACCACCGTATAGGCAACAAGTACTTGGACTGCAGCAACAAATTGTTGGAGCCAGGGGTCAAATGCCAACCAGGCCAATGGCTCCTGGTAATCCACAGAATCAGCAATTCGAGGACGTCTCTAATTATGATTTCCTTGGTTAGGTAATTTAAGTAGCGAAAATTTTGTCaatgtaatattgtatttaagtaAATTATGCATCAGTAGTATTAGTTGTTTTGATACATTTTACATGTGTATAACGTAAATAGCTTAGGATTCttaatatgtaaaaaaatatatgtgttAAGACTACAAAGTGTATATTTCTATCTAGGATGAGCAAGGAACACAATTTACTAATAGATACATCATTTAAAGCAATAGCAATAAATATGtaaagattatttatattttaacatgtGTATTACTGTAGATATTATTAATGTGTAacctaataaattaattcatcaaTTTTAAAGACAATTTctatacgaaataatatttatatgtgatTGGTTTATTGGTAAACAAAAGCACGtggtaaaaaaataaaaaggttaTGTACTGTCTGATGATATTAAGTTAGAAACCTGACAACACAGGGGCAAGAACCctttgtattattttgtaaatatcagAAATACGAATGAAGAAAGGTAAGGCTTTTAGACAGTAAATAATGGGAACATGAAACACAAATAATTACCATGATTCCATTGCtttcaataattacagatttagTTAAGAACCTGTTGCATGGCATGCCTACACAAGGCTCTATAAATTCTAGTAGTTAATTAGGTCTgtctagaaataaataataaatgcttTTAAACTatgttcattttaattcaatttttctttaatatgacATATATTTTCCTTAATGTGTACGTAACATTACATATAAACATGAATTTGATTAATCTGTTTTTGTGTTTGAAGAGTAGGATATTATtttgcattaaaaaatatgtccCTCAACATGTTTTGAcattaatttgataatttcatcAGTTGTAAAATTATGACGTAAATTGTAATGGAATAACAATCATGTGCATAGATATATGCAAATGAATCCAAATACACAGATTTAACTGGtaccattttataattttttaagtattttaaataaaattaagatttatttctaatattattaagttTGTATTTTTCGTGAAAACAAAATAGTTGTAATCTTTCTaagaataagaaaatatgaatacACGTATAATCTCATCAAGTGATAATATTATTGAGCAAGATGACCTTTTGACCCAAGTTTACTCTGTTTGAAATAATAACATGGATATTCTATTTTGCAATTACCATACTGATAAATGGTACCACTAATAACATACCAGGGGGTCTGACTGAATGTAATTCATCACTATTAACTCAGTATTATGGTCTATTTGCATGGTTGCACAGTGgtgtttccaatttttatactgttttcttttgtttgttaattCTCTTGTGTTTCATCTGTCTAGGATCATTGATTTATAGATCATgggtattataaaattctacaaattacCTGGATTGCGATCTGGTCAGCttaaaaacaaattcaataGCCTGGCTCAAATATCCAGTTCAATAACTGGATTAGAAACAGAATTGTGCTACTATATTGAAACTAAGGAACCTTTAAGTGATAAAGAATCAGAACTATTAAAATGGATTCTTATTCCTCCATTTGAACATCACAGTCTGAAGAATCATAGTGCCTTCGATGAAAAATTGGATGGTAATTTGATTATTGAGATTGGCCCAAGGTAAAGCAAATCAAATAATCATATTAGAAAATAGTGTACTATAagtaacataatttttatatttttgcagGTTGAACTTTTCTACAGCATTCTCCAGTAATGCTGTATCAATTTGCAAGTCTGTACATTTACATAAGATAACAAGAATTGAATCAGTTGTTAGATACTGCATTAAACATAATGAAAAAGTTGACAAGAATTTGGAACAAGCAGTAtgtatacaaaaattgtaataatattgaaaaggaAAAGCAACAATCCagttctaatatatttttaattttttgtagaTAACAGATGCATTGCACGATAAAATGACTCAATGCAGATACATGAAACCTATAGAAACATTTGATCATGGTTTCAGACCTGAAAACTGGTTCGAAGTAGATATTCTGAAGAGTGGTCGAAAAGCATTGGAGGAAGTTAATTTGAAATTAGGtacaaatttaaaatgaattacaataaaatactcTGTGCAAGATGAAACTTATTATAGTCTTTATACAGGTCTAGCATTTGACAATTGGGATTTAGATTTTTATACAGACCTGTTCTTTAGTAAATTGAAACGGAATCCAACTAGCGTTGAATGTTTCGATTTGGCGCAATCTAATAGTGAACATAGCCGTCATTGGTTCTTCAAAGGTCACATTGTTGTTGATGATAAAGAAATGGAAAGATCGTTGCTCGACATGATCATAGAGACACAGAAATACTCGAAtccaaataatacaattaagtTTAGTGATAACAGTAGTGCGATCAAAGGCTACCAAGTGAAGACACTAAGGCCTAACAAAACTCACAAATGTAGCTCTTTTCGTTTAGAGAATGTAGATCAAGATCTTATATTCACTGCTGAGACTCACAATTTTCCAACTGGTGTTGCTCCATTTAGGTAAacgattacaaaaattattacagATATCAATCAtcttagaattattataatttacagtGGAGCTACAACTGGAACTGGAGGCAGATTGAGAGATATTCAAGGCATTGGTAGGGGAGGGAATTATATTGCTGGGACTGCTGGTTATTCTGTTGGAAATTTGTATATTCCaggttcattttatttttaaatattttgcaaattCCAGACAGTTCACTGTTCTCATCAACGATATCATTTTTTTTCTAGGATATGACCTACCATGGGAAGAAGAAAGTGTTCTGTATCCCACCAACATGGCTAGTCCATTAGACATCATAATCGAAGCTAGTAACGGTGCATCTGATTATGGCAACAAATTTGGTGAGCCAGTTATATCTGGGTTCTCTCGTTCTTTTGGTATGGTAGATAATGAAGGTATACGACGTGAATGGATCAAGCCCATAATGTTCAGTGGAGGATTGGGTACAATGGATGCCGATATGTCCCATAAAGTTCCACCACAAAAAGGTCTGAAAAAACTGTTGTATAGAAGATAACTAAATATGGAACAGAACAATTTAAGATTAATGATTTTAGGTATGGAAGTAATCAAAATAGGTGGTCCTGTATATAGAATCGGAGTAGGAGGTGGCTCAGCAAGTTCCATCGAGGTAGTTTAATTTTCAAGTTCTTCATTATTACATCTTCCATCTTCTGATCAATTaagaagttaaatattattaggtGCAAGGTGACAATAATTCAGAACTCGATTTTGGAGCAGTACAAAGAGGTGATGCAGAAATGGAGCAAAAATTGAATAGAGTAGTTCGTGCGTGCACTGAAATGGGACAGAAGAATCCAATACTTAGTATACACGATCAAGGAGCTGGAGGAaatggtaaaaataatattcacgtACTTACATGGTAACCATAAGAAATTACGTGATAATATTGCATCGTTAATGGGTGTTTTAAATACCGTTAGGTAACGTTCTAAAGGAGCTGGTAGAACCCGCAGGTGCTGTTATTTTTACTAAGAAATTCGAGTTAGGCGATTCAAGTCTCAGTACCTTAGAATTATGGGGTGCTGAATACCAAGAAAATGATGCAATTCTGTGTAAACCGAAAGACACTGATTTACTAAAGGAAATAGCAGCACGGGAGAAATGCCCTATTAATTTCGTAGGGACTGTTACCGGAAAcggaaaaattattctttctgaAGAAAACAACTGTGATGTATCAAAATACCTAGATGAGAATTATAAACAAGATACGAGGCATCCGGTTGATTTAGACTTAGAATTGGTACTTGGAAAAATGCCTCGTAAGGTGAGTATTTCTACAAATAGTAAAAAAGACAAATATTATGTGTGACAAAATCTAAACTGAATATATTTTGCAGACATTTAACCTTCAGAGGCAGAAAACACACTTACCCTCTTTATCATTACCAGAGAATTTAACTGTCCAATCTGTGTTGGAAAGGGTCTTGCGATTGCCTTCAGTTGGGAGCAAGCGATATTTAACTAACAAAGTTGACCGTTGCGTAACTGGATTGATTGCGCAGCAACAATGTGTTGGCCCCTTGCATACTCCTCTTGCTGATGTTGCTGTAGCTGCAATTTCTCATTTCTCAACGGTAAGAAAGGGCGAAACATAGAAAGAAAAATAGTTTTCAACAGTAATGTCAGGATTTATGTagctattattttatataggttggtATAGCCACGTCCATTGGAGAACAGCCAATAAAGGGTTTGGTGAACGCAGCAGCTGGAGCTCGTATGACTGTGGCAGAGGCGTTAAGCAACTTAGTATTTGCACACA of Nomia melanderi isolate GNS246 chromosome 5, iyNomMela1, whole genome shotgun sequence contains these proteins:
- the LOC116424448 gene encoding mediator of RNA polymerase II transcription subunit 25 isoform X3, with the translated sequence MVAGPTEHGIQADVIFVIEGTAVNGAYLNDLRTNYLLPTLEYFNQGSIEDREYVSENSATLYGIVVYHAADCLPAPCTETFGPYANPHKLLLVLDKLEMVGGKGESYANIGEGLATGLQCFEDLQLRREPNTASQKHCILICNSPPYQTVIQESYKFAGHSIEQLAALYQERNINLSILSPRKIPALFKLFEKAGGDLQSSQTKNYAKDPRHLVLLRNYNLKERPVSPPLPGTVHPTQGTAAQIPLSPLQSNDSPNTNQVQQNIAQPTQQQGPPFRNQTPQNITSVHQTVVPIAAAMNAGRPPYNPQISAPPTYHPTGVPARTGHTRWRPFVTPGTTGPANTQSSALIAQLNQPPSLGLNVTPFGQRMDVANTNVMAANAQQQQQQQQQQQQQQLTQQQQQQVTFTMRLQQQQQQQQNVQQQASMPMQAQQSHGQGAPQLTVSCVSQSVPTQVPQTVTASQTQASVSSVSQQQQVPHSQAQGNISAGPVAGPQIAAARERHTIWQGMIEWVEKAKAPSDTQKQTRHLPCQVSANLKDGDPELKADTWPQKLLMQLMPKHLIGNIGGSYLKNSKSVLFHPTACEALDSLTKVMSSGFAGCVHFTFPPPTPSCDIKVLILLYTAEKRTYLGFIPNDQSGFVDRLRKVIQQQKTSHASIRQGQAGPAQGNAITGPMPTTGTSQGGILMSQTNTVAMGGGQITQNVVPSNAAQQTLTSSAGPQNQISMQAGQITGPQVATSSGTMIGQQRPPFDDIEIARHHNLLKIQQLRQTLEAAQQQEAQYKSQLEVNIQQNLEVAQQQEMQYKQQLEAQQAQRALNPVGMANQQANAPRLMRPGSNMGLRHLLQQPQPPYRQQVLGLQQQIVGARGQMPTRPMAPGNPQNQQFEDVSNYDFLG
- the LOC116424448 gene encoding mediator of RNA polymerase II transcription subunit 25 isoform X4 — protein: MVAGPTEHGIQADVIFVIEGTAVNGAYLNDLRTNYLLPTLEYFNQGSIEDREYVSENSATLYGIVVYHAADCLPAPCTETFGPYANPHKLLLVLDKLEMVGGKGESYANIGEGLATGLQCFEDLQLRREPNTASQKHCILICNSPPYQTVIQESYKFAGHSIEQLAALYQERNINLSILSPRKIPALFKLFEKAGGDLQSSQTKNYAKDPRHLVLLRNYNLKERPVSPPLPGTVHPTQGTAAQIPLSPLQSNDSPNTNQVQQNIAQPTQQQGPPFRNQTPQNITSVHQTVVPIAAAMNAGRPPYNPQISAPPTYHPTGVPARTGHTRWRPFVTPGTTGPANTQSSALIAQLNQPPSLGLNVTPFGQRMDVANTNVMAANAQQQQQQQQQQQQQQLTQQQQQQVTFTMRLQQQQQQQQNVQQQASMPMQAQQSHGQGAPQLTVSCVSQSVPTQVPQTVTASQTQASVSSVSQQQQVPHSQAQGNISAGPVAGPQIAAARERHTIWQGMIEWVEKAKAPSDTQKQTRHLPCQVSANLKDGDPELKADTWPQKLLMQLMPKHLIGNIGGSYLKNSKSVLFHPTACEALDSLTKVMSSGFAGCVHFTFPPPTPSCDIKVLILLYTAEKRTYLGFIPNDQSGFVDRLRKVIQQQKTSHASIRQGQAGPAQGNAITGPMPTTGTSQGGILMSQTNTVAMGGGQITQNVVPSNAAQQTLTSSAGPQNQISMQVATSSGTMIGQQRPPFDDIEIARHHNLLKIQQLRQTLEAAQQQEAQYKSQLEVNIQQNLEVAQQQEMQYKQQLEKICVQAQQAQRALNPVGMANQQANAPRLMRPGSNMGLRHLLQQPQPPYRQQVLGLQQQIVGARGQMPTRPMAPGNPQNQQFEDVSNYDFLG
- the LOC116424448 gene encoding mediator of RNA polymerase II transcription subunit 25 isoform X7 codes for the protein MVAGPTEHGIQADVIFVIEGTAVNGAYLNDLRTNYLLPTLEYFNQGSIEDREYVSENSATLYGIVVYHAADCLPAPCTETFGPYANPHKLLLVLDKLEMVGGKGESYANIGEGLATGLQCFEDLQLRREPNTASQKHCILICNSPPYQTVIQESYKFAGHSIEQLAALYQERNINLSILSPRKIPALFKLFEKAGGDLQSSQTKNYAKDPRHLVLLRNYNLKERPVSPPLPGTVHPTQGTAAQIPLSPLQSNDSPNTNQVQQNIAQPTQQQGPPFRNQTPQNITSVHQTVVPIAAAMNAGRPPYNPQISAPPTYHPTGVPARTGHTRWRPFVTPGTTGPANTQSSALIAQLNQPPSLGLNVTPFGQRMDANTNVMAANAQQQQQQQQQQQQQQLTQQQQQQVTFTMRLQQQQQQQQNVQQQASMPMQAQQSHGQGAPQLTVSCVSQSVPTQVPQTVTASQTQASVSSVSQQQQVPHSQAQGNISAGPVAGPQIAAARERHTIWQGMIEWVEKAKAPSDTQKQTRHLPCQVSANLKDGDPELKADTWPQKLLMQLMPKHLIGNIGGSYLKNSKSVLFHPTACEALDSLTKVMSSGFAGCVHFTFPPPTPSCDIKVLILLYTAEKRTYLGFIPNDQSGFVDRLRKVIQQQKTSHASIRQGQAGPAQGNAITGPMPTTGTSQGGILMSQTNTVAMGGGQITQNVVPSNAAQQTLTSSAGPQNQISMQAGQITGPQVATSSGTMIGQQRPPFDDIEIARHHNLLKIQQLRQTLEAAQQQEAQYKSQLEVNIQQNLEVAQQQEMQYKQQLEAQQAQRALNPVGMANQQANAPRLMRPGSNMGLRHLLQQPQPPYRQQVLGLQQQIVGARGQMPTRPMAPGNPQNQQFEDVSNYDFLG
- the LOC116424448 gene encoding mediator of RNA polymerase II transcription subunit 25 isoform X6; this translates as MFQSATLYGIVVYHAADCLPAPCTETFGPYANPHKLLLVLDKLEMVGGKGESYANIGEGLATGLQCFEDLQLRREPNTASQKHCILICNSPPYQTVIQESYKFAGHSIEQLAALYQERNINLSILSPRKIPALFKLFEKAGGDLQSSQTKNYAKDPRHLVLLRNYNLKERPVSPPLPGTVHPTQGTAAQIPLSPLQSNDSPNTNQVQQNIAQPTQQQGPPFRNQTPQNITSVHQTVVPIAAAMNAGRPPYNPQISAPPTYHPTGVPARTGHTRWRPFVTPGTTGPANTQSSALIAQLNQPPSLGLNVTPFGQRMDVANTNVMAANAQQQQQQQQQQQQQQLTQQQQQQVTFTMRLQQQQQQQQNVQQQASMPMQAQQSHGQGAPQLTVSCVSQSVPTQVPQTVTASQTQASVSSVSQQQQVPHSQAQGNISAGPVAGPQIAAARERHTIWQGMIEWVEKAKAPSDTQKQTRHLPCQVSANLKDGDPELKADTWPQKLLMQLMPKHLIGNIGGSYLKNSKSVLFHPTACEALDSLTKVMSSGFAGCVHFTFPPPTPSCDIKVLILLYTAEKRTYLGFIPNDQSGFVDRLRKVIQQQKTSHASIRQGQAGPAQGNAITGPMPTTGTSQGGILMSQTNTVAMGGGQITQNVVPSNAAQQTLTSSAGPQNQISMQAGQITGPQVATSSGTMIGQQRPPFDDIEIARHHNLLKIQQLRQTLEAAQQQEAQYKSQLEVNIQQNLEVAQQQEMQYKQQLEKICVQAQQAQRALNPVGMANQQANAPRLMRPGSNMGLRHLLQQPQPPYRQQVLGLQQQIVGARGQMPTRPMAPGNPQNQQFEDVSNYDFLG
- the LOC116424448 gene encoding mediator of RNA polymerase II transcription subunit 25 isoform X1 — encoded protein: MVAGPTEHGIQADVIFVIEGTAVNGAYLNDLRTNYLLPTLEYFNQGSIEDREYVSENSATLYGIVVYHAADCLPAPCTETFGPYANPHKLLLVLDKLEMVGGKGESYANIGEGLATGLQCFEDLQLRREPNTASQKHCILICNSPPYQTVIQESYKFAGHSIEQLAALYQERNINLSILSPRKIPALFKLFEKAGGDLQSSQTKNYAKDPRHLVLLRNYNLKERPVSPPLPGTVHPTQGTAAQIPLSPLQSNDSPNTNQVQQNIAQPTQQQGPPFRNQTPQNITSVHQTVVPIAAAMNAGRPPYNPQISAPPTYHPTGVPARTGHTRWRPFVTPGTTGPANTQSSALIAQLNQPPSLGLNVTPFGQRMDVANTNVMAANAQQQQQQQQQQQQQQLTQQQQQQVTFTMRLQQQQQQQQNVQQQASMPMQAQQSHGQGAPQLTVSCVSQSVPTQVPQTVTASQTQASVSSVSQQQQVPHSQAQGNISAGPVAGPQIAAARERHTIWQGMIEWVEKAKAPSDTQKQTRHLPCQVSANLKDGDPELKADTWPQKLLMQLMPKHLIGNIGGSYLKNSKSVLFHPTACEALDSLTKVMSSGFAGCVHFTFPPPTPSCDIKVLILLYTAEKRTYLGFIPNDQSGFVDRLRKVIQQQKTSHASIRQGQAGPAQGNAITGPMPTTGTSQGGILMSQTNTVAMGGGQITQNVVPSNAAQQTLTSSAGPQNQISMQAGQITGPQVATSSGTMIGQQRPPFDDIEIARHHNLLKIQQLRQTLEAAQQQEAQYKSQLEVNIQQNLEVAQQQEMQYKQQLEKICVQAQQAQRALNPVGMANQQANAPRLMRPGSNMGLRHLLQQPQPPYRQQVLGLQQQIVGARGQMPTRPMAPGNPQNQQFEDVSNYDFLG
- the LOC116424448 gene encoding mediator of RNA polymerase II transcription subunit 25 isoform X5, with the protein product MVAGPTEHGIQADVIFVIEGTAVNGAYLNDLRTNYLLPTLEYFNQGSIEDREYVSENSATLYGIVVYHAADCLPAPCTETFGPYANPHKLLLVLDKLEMVGGKGESYANIGEGLATGLQCFEDLQLRREPNTASQKHCILICNSPPYQTVIQESYKFAGHSIEQLAALYQERNINLSILSPRKIPALFKLFEKAGGDLQSSQTKNYAKDPRHLVLLRNYNLKERPVSPPLPGTVHPTQGTAAQIPLSPLQSNDSPNTNQVQQNIAQPTQQQGPPFRNQTPQNITSVHQTVVPIAAAMNAGRPPYNPQISAPPTYHPTGVPARTGHTRWRPFVTPGTTGPANTQSSALIAQLNQPPSLGLNVTPFGQRMDVANTNVMAANAQQQQQQQQQQQQQQLTQQQQQQVTFTMRLQQQQQQQQNVQQQASMPMQAQQSHGQGAPQLTVSCVSQSVPTQVPQTVTASQTQASVSSVSQQQQVPHSQAQGNISAGPVAGPQIAAARERHTIWQGMIEWVEKAKAPSDTQKQTRHLPCQVSANLKDGDPELKADTWPQKLLMQLMPKHLIGNIGGSYLKNSKSVLFHPTACEALDSLTKVMSSGFAGCVHFTFPPPTPSCDIKVLILLYTAEKRTYLGFIPNDQSGFVDRLRKVIQQQKTSHASIRQGQAGPAQGNAITGPMPTTGTSQGGILMSQTNTVAMGGGQITQNVVPSNAAQQTLTSSAGPQNQISMQAGQITGPQVATSSGTMIGQQRPPFDDIEIARHHNLLKIQQLRQTLEAAQQQEAQYKSQLEVNAQQAQRALNPVGMANQQANAPRLMRPGSNMGLRHLLQQPQPPYRQQVLGLQQQIVGARGQMPTRPMAPGNPQNQQFEDVSNYDFLG
- the Pfas gene encoding phosphoribosylformylglycinamidine synthase gives rise to the protein MGIIKFYKLPGLRSGQLKNKFNSLAQISSSITGLETELCYYIETKEPLSDKESELLKWILIPPFEHHSLKNHSAFDEKLDGNLIIEIGPRLNFSTAFSSNAVSICKSVHLHKITRIESVVRYCIKHNEKVDKNLEQAITDALHDKMTQCRYMKPIETFDHGFRPENWFEVDILKSGRKALEEVNLKLGLAFDNWDLDFYTDLFFSKLKRNPTSVECFDLAQSNSEHSRHWFFKGHIVVDDKEMERSLLDMIIETQKYSNPNNTIKFSDNSSAIKGYQVKTLRPNKTHKCSSFRLENVDQDLIFTAETHNFPTGVAPFSGATTGTGGRLRDIQGIGRGGNYIAGTAGYSVGNLYIPGYDLPWEEESVLYPTNMASPLDIIIEASNGASDYGNKFGEPVISGFSRSFGMVDNEGIRREWIKPIMFSGGLGTMDADMSHKVPPQKGMEVIKIGGPVYRIGVGGGSASSIEVQGDNNSELDFGAVQRGDAEMEQKLNRVVRACTEMGQKNPILSIHDQGAGGNGNVLKELVEPAGAVIFTKKFELGDSSLSTLELWGAEYQENDAILCKPKDTDLLKEIAAREKCPINFVGTVTGNGKIILSEENNCDVSKYLDENYKQDTRHPVDLDLELVLGKMPRKTFNLQRQKTHLPSLSLPENLTVQSVLERVLRLPSVGSKRYLTNKVDRCVTGLIAQQQCVGPLHTPLADVAVAAISHFSTVGIATSIGEQPIKGLVNAAAGARMTVAEALSNLVFAHISDLKDVKCSGNWMWAAKLPGEGAALYDACSAMCSLMNELGIAIDGGKDSLSMAARIGEEVVKAPGTLVISCYAPCPNVQQVVTPDLKAPAAGKNGWLLFVDLSNGQSRIGGTALAQAYKSLGNDVPDVEDADLLKNAFKATQQLIAEGKILAGHDVSDGGLITCLLEMCFGGISGIDVNISHKLGTPIQILFAEEVGWVLEVDEESYHYALDVFKQFNAPVYSIGRSGGFGISSKLNIKVQNQTVLNSTVLSLMSVWEETSYQLERRQTNIECALEEFNGLKNRTAPAYKLSFDPNVRPAEIHRTPNITVAVIREEGTNGDREMAASLMQAGFEVWDVTMQDLLDNKVTFDRFRGVIFPGGFSYADVLGSAKGWAASLLFHPSLEKQLKKFVSREDTFSLGVCNGCQLMSLLGWIGNETGDTKVPDIFLDHNISERFECRWSTVRIDKSPSIMLSGMENSVLGVWVAHGEGRFTFKNNDILNKVKENNCLAIRYTDDYGNPTEQYPLNPNGSTDGIAGICSADGRHLAMMPHPERCTQMWQWPWKPTDWTRYKVSPWQRMFDNAYAWCVSKQMQHIPYDCSRYCK
- the LOC116424448 gene encoding mediator of RNA polymerase II transcription subunit 25 isoform X2, with product MVAGPTEHGIQADVIFVIEGTAVNGAYLNDLRTNYLLPTLEYFNQGSIEDREYVSENSATLYGIVVYHAADCLPAPCTETFGPYANPHKLLLVLDKLEMVGGKGESYANIGEGLATGLQCFEDLQLRREPNTASQKHCILICNSPPYQTVIQESYKFAGHSIEQLAALYQERNINLSILSPRKIPALFKLFEKAGGDLQSSQTKNYAKDPRHLVLLRNYNLKERPVSPPLPGTVHPTQGTAAQIPLSPLQSNDSPNTNQVQQNIAQPTQQQGPPFRNQTPQNITSVHQTVVPIAAAMNAGRPPYNPQISAPPTYHPTGVPARTGHTRWRPFVTPGTTGPANTQSSALIAQLNQPPSLGLNVTPFGQRMDANTNVMAANAQQQQQQQQQQQQQQLTQQQQQQVTFTMRLQQQQQQQQNVQQQASMPMQAQQSHGQGAPQLTVSCVSQSVPTQVPQTVTASQTQASVSSVSQQQQVPHSQAQGNISAGPVAGPQIAAARERHTIWQGMIEWVEKAKAPSDTQKQTRHLPCQVSANLKDGDPELKADTWPQKLLMQLMPKHLIGNIGGSYLKNSKSVLFHPTACEALDSLTKVMSSGFAGCVHFTFPPPTPSCDIKVLILLYTAEKRTYLGFIPNDQSGFVDRLRKVIQQQKTSHASIRQGQAGPAQGNAITGPMPTTGTSQGGILMSQTNTVAMGGGQITQNVVPSNAAQQTLTSSAGPQNQISMQAGQITGPQVATSSGTMIGQQRPPFDDIEIARHHNLLKIQQLRQTLEAAQQQEAQYKSQLEVNIQQNLEVAQQQEMQYKQQLEKICVQAQQAQRALNPVGMANQQANAPRLMRPGSNMGLRHLLQQPQPPYRQQVLGLQQQIVGARGQMPTRPMAPGNPQNQQFEDVSNYDFLG